One genomic region from Streptomyces sp. NBC_01304 encodes:
- a CDS encoding allene oxide cyclase barrel-like domain-containing protein has translation MVTSSSRARFAKFAAVSVATALVGFSAVGSADADTSDKGRVEVLELDVKNDQYEQIDLGPKGASLGDTYVYSGAAMQDDRNVGRGGGSCQVIHVDGEKLTTQCLITIQLERGSLTMQSLWVSGAKSLDMAITGGTGDFSAARGSARYWDIATPDEGMRAEILR, from the coding sequence ATGGTCACCAGCAGCTCGCGGGCACGGTTCGCCAAGTTTGCCGCCGTATCTGTGGCCACCGCATTGGTCGGCTTCTCCGCCGTAGGCAGCGCAGATGCCGACACTTCGGACAAGGGCCGGGTCGAGGTCCTCGAACTCGACGTCAAGAACGACCAGTACGAGCAGATTGATCTCGGTCCGAAAGGAGCGAGCTTGGGTGATACGTACGTCTACTCCGGCGCGGCCATGCAGGACGACCGCAACGTCGGGCGCGGGGGCGGATCGTGCCAGGTCATTCACGTCGATGGCGAGAAGCTCACCACGCAGTGCCTGATTACGATCCAGCTTGAGCGCGGCTCGCTGACGATGCAGTCGCTCTGGGTGAGCGGAGCGAAGTCGCTCGACATGGCCATCACCGGCGGCACCGGCGACTTCAGTGCGGCGAGGGGCAGCGCTCGCTACTGGGACATCGCCACGCCGGACGAGGGGATGCGAGCCGAAATCCTGCGCTGA
- a CDS encoding GNAT family N-acetyltransferase: protein MDLKRYRHTDAQDVRSMLLDIHDDVYADNPDPYHRRERWTYFLDRWSSRENWRCILGWEDGGPVGFAYGAVLKPGGWWAGSTKPKGLRGPVFALSELMVLPRWQGTGRAKPIHDALIAPVEARVASLQVEIDHPKVIRLYESWGYRQVDEFRPAGDSPVYAAMVKDLPQAKDFPEPTLRRGTFG, encoded by the coding sequence GTGGACCTGAAGCGGTACCGGCACACCGATGCCCAAGACGTGCGTTCGATGCTGCTGGATATCCACGACGATGTGTACGCAGACAACCCCGACCCGTACCACCGCCGGGAGCGCTGGACCTACTTCCTGGACCGTTGGTCATCCCGCGAGAACTGGCGGTGCATCCTCGGCTGGGAGGACGGCGGCCCTGTCGGGTTCGCCTATGGTGCGGTACTCAAGCCCGGGGGGTGGTGGGCGGGCAGCACCAAGCCCAAGGGCCTGCGAGGACCGGTGTTCGCGCTCTCTGAACTCATGGTGCTGCCCCGCTGGCAGGGGACCGGGCGGGCCAAGCCGATTCACGACGCGCTGATAGCCCCCGTAGAAGCGAGAGTGGCATCGCTGCAGGTCGAGATCGATCACCCCAAGGTCATTCGCCTCTATGAGAGTTGGGGCTACCGGCAGGTGGACGAGTTCAGGCCGGCCGGCGACTCACCTGTGTACGCGGCAATGGTGAAGGATCTTCCCCAGGCCAAGGACTTTCCGGAACCAACCCTGCGACGCGGCACATTCGGGTGA
- a CDS encoding helix-turn-helix domain-containing protein, whose protein sequence is MAPRSTPTARRVRIGVELRRLRERAGMTTVEAARALGTTQAQISNIEANRFGVSADRVRTLAHIYDCTDQPLIDAVADMAADRTRGWWEEYRDTMPSPLLDLAEMEHHAKALRVCQVINIPGLLQTPEHARALFREAVPPLRPHEIEHRVSHRIKRQAVLFRDVPVPYTAIIHEAALRMQFGGRDVTLAQLHHLIEVSEEPHITLRVIPFDGTSFPTAGHGLDYAHGPVTALDTAQLDTSHGTELVDAAAKLETYRMILDRMQKATLTPTASKDLIHRIAKTF, encoded by the coding sequence ATGGCACCGAGGAGCACCCCCACGGCGCGCCGCGTCCGCATCGGCGTCGAGCTGCGCCGCCTGCGCGAGCGTGCGGGGATGACCACCGTCGAGGCCGCCCGTGCACTGGGCACCACACAGGCCCAGATCAGCAACATCGAAGCCAACCGCTTCGGGGTGAGCGCCGACCGCGTCCGCACCCTGGCTCACATCTACGACTGCACAGACCAACCCCTGATCGATGCCGTCGCCGACATGGCGGCCGACCGCACTCGCGGCTGGTGGGAGGAGTACCGGGACACCATGCCCTCCCCGCTTCTCGATCTCGCGGAGATGGAGCACCATGCGAAGGCGCTCCGCGTCTGCCAGGTCATCAACATTCCCGGTCTGCTGCAAACCCCCGAGCATGCCCGCGCGCTCTTCCGTGAAGCGGTCCCCCCGCTGCGGCCGCACGAGATCGAGCACCGTGTATCCCACCGCATCAAGCGCCAGGCTGTCCTCTTCCGAGACGTTCCGGTCCCGTACACCGCGATCATCCACGAGGCCGCGCTGCGCATGCAGTTCGGCGGGCGTGACGTGACGCTCGCTCAGCTCCACCACCTGATCGAGGTCAGCGAGGAGCCGCACATCACCCTGCGTGTGATCCCCTTCGACGGCACGTCGTTCCCCACAGCCGGCCACGGCCTGGACTACGCCCACGGCCCCGTGACGGCCCTCGACACTGCCCAGCTGGACACGAGCCACGGCACCGAACTCGTCGATGCTGCAGCCAAGTTGGAGACGTACCGGATGATCCTGGACCGTATGCAGAAGGCCACACTGACGCCCACGGCGTCCAAAGACCTCATCCATCGCATCGCCAAGACCTTTTAG
- a CDS encoding DUF397 domain-containing protein, with product MSELTWQKSTYSESGSSCVYLATTPAGTIHLRESDDPEVILTTTPNCLATLIRSIRNRSASHACDVMTA from the coding sequence ATGTCAGAACTGACCTGGCAGAAGTCCACCTACAGCGAGAGCGGCTCGTCCTGCGTCTACCTCGCCACCACCCCCGCCGGAACGATCCACCTCCGCGAAAGCGACGACCCGGAGGTCATCCTGACCACAACCCCCAACTGCCTCGCCACCTTGATACGCAGCATCCGCAACCGGTCCGCTTCTCATGCCTGCGATGTCATGACGGCATAG
- a CDS encoding LysR substrate-binding domain-containing protein yields the protein MALDHPPAGRTSVSIDELAGQPFATAREGHWLRGLLDRLFAARDLTPRIVCESDEHSAIADLIGTGPGIGLVPAFARRSATRAPIAWVPAESPDHRRTVTLYGGADTSLPTAVQLMRTTITNWDWNPGELK from the coding sequence GTGGCACTCGACCACCCGCCGGCGGGCCGTACGTCGGTGAGCATCGACGAACTCGCCGGCCAGCCCTTCGCCACCGCCCGCGAGGGGCATTGGCTTCGCGGGCTGCTCGACCGGCTCTTCGCCGCACGAGACCTCACGCCGAGGATCGTCTGCGAAAGCGACGAACACAGCGCCATCGCCGACCTGATCGGCACCGGACCCGGCATCGGTCTGGTCCCCGCCTTCGCCCGCCGCAGCGCCACCCGCGCCCCCATCGCCTGGGTCCCCGCGGAAAGCCCGGACCACCGTCGCACGGTCACCCTGTATGGGGGTGCCGACACCAGCCTGCCGACCGCGGTCCAGCTGATGCGTACGACGATCACCAACTGGGACTGGAACCCGGGCGAGTTGAAGTGA
- a CDS encoding ATP-binding protein produces MVTVSPPEPWSYALHLPHDPRAPRVARMTLRAALSGHGIPELLDTAELLTSEMVTNAYRHTEGAAAMRVRGFEGGRIRVGVWDSNPHIPPPFDRPPRMLGPAPDLAPDGEGGRGLLLVQLWADDWGGYPLGDDLFGRGGKLLWFELEAAPGLARAA; encoded by the coding sequence ATGGTCACCGTATCCCCGCCCGAACCCTGGTCGTACGCCCTTCACTTGCCCCACGACCCCCGCGCCCCGCGCGTCGCCCGCATGACCCTGCGGGCCGCACTCTCCGGGCATGGCATTCCCGAACTCCTCGACACTGCCGAGCTGTTGACCTCCGAGATGGTCACCAACGCCTACCGGCACACAGAGGGCGCCGCAGCCATGCGGGTACGCGGGTTCGAGGGCGGACGCATCCGGGTCGGCGTGTGGGACTCCAACCCACACATCCCGCCACCCTTCGACCGACCGCCCAGGATGCTCGGGCCTGCACCCGACCTGGCGCCGGACGGCGAAGGCGGGCGCGGGCTGCTCCTCGTACAGCTGTGGGCCGACGACTGGGGCGGGTATCCGCTGGGGGACGACCTCTTCGGGCGGGGCGGGAAGCTGTTGTGGTTCGAGCTGGAGGCTGCGCCGGGGTTGGCGCGGGCGGCGTGA
- a CDS encoding XRE family transcriptional regulator — translation MHANAKLEARMDQLGFSQAWLARGINLAVERLTGSPGSVTDSDVRRWLRYETKWPQDRIRLCIEEVLDSTSEALGFIPRRTKSRAPSEDGPVQRRAFGKAVGGAAIAFAAPQAQPRRLGVSDVVRFSRDYADILQQDQVMGGTRRVENLAVELGMRVQSALSTATVSSRVRDMLHRLASDAMAAAAFAAIDARAPQRSRTHLDKAMTLAGLSRDSQTLYRVWDHLMLASSMRENHSEAAASADVMKRSTAARRDPLFSSLGHMRNANALARLNQPTEALRALRLAEKNFARCGTAERSGWINFYTPAEFNALSSYVWVAVGQHGRAESCLHHTLSAIPQGMTRDRALFTAHLSLAQVRQGELELACATAREASALLPPDSGSRRTANVLAGGRDLLLASGSKAPEVVEWIEVSRQWT, via the coding sequence GTGCACGCGAACGCCAAGCTTGAAGCGCGGATGGACCAACTCGGCTTCTCTCAGGCTTGGTTGGCCCGGGGGATTAACCTCGCCGTCGAACGGCTGACTGGTTCCCCCGGCTCGGTCACTGATTCCGATGTACGTCGCTGGCTGCGATACGAGACGAAGTGGCCGCAGGACCGAATTCGGCTTTGCATCGAAGAGGTATTGGACTCCACATCCGAGGCTCTAGGGTTCATCCCCCGACGCACGAAGAGTCGCGCACCATCGGAGGACGGGCCCGTGCAGCGTCGCGCATTCGGTAAGGCGGTAGGCGGAGCGGCAATAGCCTTCGCCGCTCCGCAGGCGCAGCCGAGACGCCTCGGCGTCAGCGATGTCGTGCGGTTCAGCCGGGACTACGCCGACATCCTTCAGCAGGACCAGGTCATGGGAGGCACGCGGCGAGTGGAGAACCTGGCCGTCGAGCTGGGGATGCGGGTCCAGTCCGCGCTGTCGACCGCAACGGTCTCCAGTCGTGTGCGTGACATGCTGCACCGTCTCGCCTCGGACGCGATGGCAGCCGCGGCCTTTGCCGCTATCGACGCCCGTGCACCGCAGCGGTCCCGTACGCACCTGGACAAGGCGATGACGCTGGCCGGCCTCTCCCGAGACAGCCAGACGCTGTACCGCGTATGGGATCACCTAATGCTGGCGTCGAGCATGCGCGAGAACCACTCTGAGGCTGCCGCCAGTGCCGATGTGATGAAGCGTTCGACTGCTGCACGGCGTGATCCTCTCTTTTCCTCACTCGGACACATGCGCAATGCCAACGCGCTGGCCCGACTGAACCAGCCCACAGAAGCATTGCGTGCCCTCCGTCTGGCAGAGAAGAACTTCGCACGCTGCGGGACAGCGGAGCGCTCGGGGTGGATCAACTTCTACACGCCTGCTGAGTTCAATGCCCTGTCCTCCTACGTGTGGGTGGCGGTCGGACAGCACGGCCGGGCCGAGTCCTGTCTGCACCACACACTGTCGGCCATCCCACAGGGCATGACTCGCGACAGGGCACTCTTCACCGCGCACCTGTCCCTCGCGCAAGTCAGGCAGGGCGAGCTTGAGTTGGCCTGCGCCACCGCGCGGGAGGCATCGGCCCTGCTCCCGCCTGATTCCGGATCACGGAGGACGGCCAATGTCCTGGCTGGTGGGCGTGATCTACTGCTCGCCTCCGGATCAAAGGCGCCCGAAGTTGTCGAGTGGATCGAGGTGTCTCGTCAGTGGACCTGA